AATCCTAAAAAAGTCATATATGATGCATCTGTATTATTGAAAACTCCAAATACTCCACACATTTTCCTGACCTGCAGTTTATTTTGAAAAAATTTTAACAGAAATAGGGGGAGTAAATCCCCCTTTTAGAGCTATTGAACAGTTTGTATCCATTTTTTCATCAGGTGACCGTTTCTGAATATATCAATATGAGGATTATCCATTAAAGAAGCCACAATCAGAACTTCCTCATTTGCAAACACCATAGACCTTGGGACAAATACAAGATTTTCAATTGTATAAAGGGTTTTACCTGTATTTATATCTCTAACTTCAACAGATTTATCACCTTTTCCAAGGGCGATCTCATCTTTTTTAGTTGAAAGTGCTGCAGAATAAACTGGATATCCTGCCTCTATCTTTTTAACTATAGATAAGTCTAAACCAAGGATGTTTACTGTTCCATCAAGGGATGAAGTAACTATATTTTGTTTGTCTCTGCTGGCTGTTAAAGATGTAATTTCTTGAGAATGAACTTTTTCTGCTTTTTCTATATTGTCTGAGCTTGTATCAAACGCTATAACATATCCATCTTTCGTTCCAATATATATTTTTCCAGCAGCATATTTTCCACATGCAGGCTGATGTCCTATATCTTTTTCTCCTTTTAAAGCACCTGTTTTCAGGTCAGCAATTTTTATTTTTCCATCTTTTGTTACGTAATAAACTTTTGTATTGTCTTTACTAATTGCAATTATTACAGATTCCATTGGATACATTTTAGACATAACAGGGAAGGTGGTCTTCATATTCCATACAAGGATTTTGTCAACTTTTTTGTCTTTCAGTTCAGATGGAAGTGCATAAGCCAGTTTCCTAATCGGTTTAATACCTGCAACATACTGTCCATTTTCAGATATACCGTAGTTGATGAATTTATCAAAGTTTCTTACGTCTTTTGGATCATATAAAGAAATTTGAGGTTTAAACTCCTTAATATCCCAGAAGTATATTCCTGCTTTCCCAAGTGTAACCAGATATTTATGGTCCGGTGTAAAGTCAACAGGTCCATATGCCTGTATAGGTGGAAGCTGAACAGGTTGTAATGTGTATTTTACTGTAAACTCATCACCTTTCTTAAGTTTCAGCACAAAGGAATCTACATAACCATCTTTTTTGACTGTTATTTTATGAATTCCTTCGTCCAGTTTAACTGTTTGTGGAAACTGGCCTATTTTTTTGCCATCTATGTATAAAATTGCATCTGAAGGCTCGGCTTTAAAGTGGAGAACAGCATGTTCCATATCAACAAAAAGTTTTGTTTCTTTACCGTATTGGATATTAACTTTTCTGGAGGTTCCTACTGAACCTAATTTAAGAACAATTTCGTGTTCCCCAACATCTATTTTATCTTTGAAAGGTGTTTTTCCTATAGGGTTTCTACCCTCTAAAACGATTGCTCCTTGAGGTTTAGTATCTATAACAAGTAATCCTTTTGGTGTTGGTTTGAAAGAAAGTTCTGTTATATGGTCAAAATAAACCCATACATCCTTTTTCCTTTCCATATCAAATGGAGAGGTAGCAACTTCTACAGTGTATTTACCTTCTTTTAGTTCAATTTCCAGAGGTGTTTTGCCAACATGTTTTCCATTAATGTAAACATCTGCATTTGGAGGTTCTTTAATAACAAGTTTTCCTTTTCCTTCGCATGATGCAAGGAAAATTGCGGCTATCAAAAACAAAAAAACGGATAGGGCTTTTTTCATCTCCAACCTCTCTTTTGGATTTTTGGTTAGTAAAAACTAACAAAATTATACTATAATATACTATAATATTTTAACGCCTGTTAAATATTTTTGGAGGTAAAGTTTAAATGTCTACTTCAGTAAACTCTGCACCGGCCTGTCCACAACCATCATTTATGGAAACCCATAAATTTACAGTTTTAAGGAATACTGTTTATATCTTCGTTATATTAATGCTTATTATCATTCCTGTTTTAAAAATAGCCAAAATTGACCTTGCCCACGATGAAGCATGGATTTTTGGTCATAAAGTTCCTGTGGAAGATGGTTTAATGCCTGTAATTTTATCTCTGGGGTTTTTTGCAATTCTGGTAATTGTTATGAACCTTTTTAACGGAAGAGTTTTCTGTGGATGGATATGCCCTGGAGGATGGGTCGCCGAAATACAAGATGTAATTAGAAAAAGAATGTATAATCCAAGGTCTTCCACTTTAAGTAAAATTGGATATTATGGTGTATCCCTAATTACAGCGGTTTTATTCCTTGCCTTGTTTTTTAACTGGGTAACAGATTTAAGGGTGTTTTTCTACAGCACTAATCCTATGTTCCCATGGCTTTGGGCAGCATTTTTATCTGCACTCGTAGTTGTTTATTTTGAAGTTTTCATAGGAAAAAGATGGTGCAGAACTTTTTGTCCAACAGGAATTTATCAAAAAATCACCCCTTATCACCATAAAGTAAAACCTACAATGGCACCTCAGTTTAATTTGGCAGATTGTGGCACATGTAAAGAATGTATTAAAAACTGTCCTATGGCACTTGATCCGAG
This genomic stretch from Persephonella sp. harbors:
- a CDS encoding PEGA domain-containing protein, encoding MKKALSVFLFLIAAIFLASCEGKGKLVIKEPPNADVYINGKHVGKTPLEIELKEGKYTVEVATSPFDMERKKDVWVYFDHITELSFKPTPKGLLVIDTKPQGAIVLEGRNPIGKTPFKDKIDVGEHEIVLKLGSVGTSRKVNIQYGKETKLFVDMEHAVLHFKAEPSDAILYIDGKKIGQFPQTVKLDEGIHKITVKKDGYVDSFVLKLKKGDEFTVKYTLQPVQLPPIQAYGPVDFTPDHKYLVTLGKAGIYFWDIKEFKPQISLYDPKDVRNFDKFINYGISENGQYVAGIKPIRKLAYALPSELKDKKVDKILVWNMKTTFPVMSKMYPMESVIIAISKDNTKVYYVTKDGKIKIADLKTGALKGEKDIGHQPACGKYAAGKIYIGTKDGYVIAFDTSSDNIEKAEKVHSQEITSLTASRDKQNIVTSSLDGTVNILGLDLSIVKKIEAGYPVYSAALSTKKDEIALGKGDKSVEVRDINTGKTLYTIENLVFVPRSMVFANEEVLIVASLMDNPHIDIFRNGHLMKKWIQTVQ
- a CDS encoding 4Fe-4S binding protein — translated: MSTSVNSAPACPQPSFMETHKFTVLRNTVYIFVILMLIIIPVLKIAKIDLAHDEAWIFGHKVPVEDGLMPVILSLGFFAILVIVMNLFNGRVFCGWICPGGWVAEIQDVIRKRMYNPRSSTLSKIGYYGVSLITAVLFLALFFNWVTDLRVFFYSTNPMFPWLWAAFLSALVVVYFEVFIGKRWCRTFCPTGIYQKITPYHHKVKPTMAPQFNLADCGTCKECIKNCPMALDPRRMAYINDFYKGIQACIVCGECIDTCKQVMLPQCKEPLMTWVTELPERDADFISGKVKKS